The Blastococcus sp. HT6-4 genome window below encodes:
- a CDS encoding zinc-ribbon domain-containing protein, whose amino-acid sequence MSTTAPHRTATDARAVGRPAPYADVMFFLFGLGTKQKPLGPGETRTCPNCHNTTRWTRVRQYKQFSLFFVPVARWKRRQLEVCGICGTTVAV is encoded by the coding sequence ATGAGCACGACCGCACCCCACCGCACCGCCACCGACGCCCGCGCGGTGGGCAGGCCTGCTCCCTACGCTGACGTGATGTTCTTCCTCTTCGGTCTCGGCACCAAGCAGAAACCCCTCGGTCCCGGCGAGACCCGCACCTGCCCGAACTGCCACAACACCACGCGCTGGACCCGCGTCCGGCAGTACAAGCAGTTCTCGCTGTTCTTCGTGCCGGTCGCCCGCTGGAAGCGCCGGCAGCTCGAGGTGTGCGGCATCTGCGGCACCACCGTCGCGGTCTGA
- a CDS encoding MFS transporter, which produces MKASHDHRTPYVSTVMAAGVLIAVVATGVNLVRTFRMREMAPAMQMQSTEASRALHGMPLADMPEMYVAGVGIVLFLLGAALRPTRPPPGPSDGSPSSARGFAVATVATFGLTIDISKTSTLGFVIPGLRAEYGISPQAASFLAVAGLSGTALGAIVFGSLADRLGRRPAYLLATLGFAVTSMCGSMPSFAGNLVMCAVMGLAVGGLAPLLVTVLADEFHGRRAHWVVGLSVVATAVGYLVAAGSALWLEPIFGWRVLWLIGAPTGLVLIALTPVIPARRRSPESPALGDDISASVVLVLSRDVQKLFAFLIGLLTFGLATWVPSVARSGGVSVTTANQLLTMTALVMVPCALVVAVAYRRTGPITLLAVLAGGAACVMIALTAVGTIASIGWLAVGVLAAVLFLVNTMAAVFLPIAATLTGYDTRGRATGRVSLFNRLGGLCGPLLLAQFVSTTRGVLAATAVLAVATAAAAFLLGARRRWLVRAPAPALAAEENSVSRPVGPSDCPPPGAPVDSRCSGTVTARRDRAAM; this is translated from the coding sequence GTGAAGGCCTCGCACGACCACAGGACCCCGTACGTCTCCACGGTCATGGCGGCCGGCGTCCTGATCGCCGTGGTCGCCACCGGTGTCAACCTGGTCCGGACCTTCCGGATGCGGGAGATGGCGCCGGCCATGCAGATGCAGTCGACGGAGGCCTCCCGCGCGCTGCACGGGATGCCGCTTGCCGACATGCCCGAGATGTACGTCGCCGGAGTGGGGATCGTGCTCTTCCTTCTCGGGGCGGCCCTCCGCCCGACGCGTCCACCGCCCGGGCCGTCCGACGGTTCGCCGTCGTCAGCTCGCGGTTTCGCGGTCGCGACGGTCGCCACGTTCGGACTGACCATCGACATCAGCAAGACGTCGACGCTGGGCTTCGTCATCCCCGGGTTGCGCGCCGAGTACGGGATCTCTCCCCAGGCCGCGTCCTTCCTCGCAGTGGCCGGCCTGAGTGGCACGGCTCTGGGGGCCATCGTCTTCGGGAGCCTCGCCGACCGGTTGGGACGGCGACCGGCGTATCTGCTGGCCACTCTCGGGTTCGCAGTCACGAGCATGTGCGGCTCGATGCCGAGCTTCGCGGGGAACCTCGTCATGTGTGCCGTCATGGGGCTCGCGGTGGGCGGTCTGGCCCCCCTCCTGGTGACCGTGCTCGCCGACGAGTTCCACGGACGGCGGGCCCACTGGGTCGTGGGGTTGTCCGTCGTAGCGACGGCCGTCGGCTATCTGGTGGCGGCAGGGTCCGCACTGTGGCTCGAGCCGATCTTCGGCTGGAGAGTCCTGTGGCTGATCGGTGCTCCGACGGGGCTCGTCCTGATCGCACTGACGCCCGTCATCCCGGCTCGACGTCGAAGTCCTGAGTCCCCGGCTCTCGGTGACGACATCAGTGCATCGGTGGTGCTGGTGCTGTCGCGCGACGTCCAGAAACTCTTCGCCTTCCTGATCGGCCTGCTGACGTTCGGGCTCGCCACCTGGGTGCCCTCCGTAGCCAGATCGGGCGGGGTGTCCGTCACGACCGCGAATCAGCTGCTCACGATGACGGCCCTGGTGATGGTGCCGTGTGCTCTGGTCGTTGCCGTGGCATACCGCAGGACCGGGCCGATCACCCTTCTCGCGGTCCTCGCGGGGGGTGCCGCCTGCGTCATGATCGCCCTGACTGCAGTCGGCACGATCGCGTCGATCGGCTGGCTCGCTGTCGGAGTGCTGGCCGCGGTGCTCTTCCTCGTCAACACGATGGCGGCCGTCTTCCTCCCCATCGCTGCGACCCTGACCGGCTATGACACGCGGGGGCGTGCAACGGGAAGGGTCTCGCTCTTCAATCGACTGGGCGGGCTGTGCGGACCATTGCTGCTGGCGCAATTCGTCTCCACGACTCGCGGTGTCCTCGCGGCGACGGCCGTTCTGGCAGTCGCCACGGCGGCTGCGGCCTTCCTGCTGGGCGCCCGGCGGCGGTGGCTGGTCCGGGCGCCGGCTCCAGCTCTCGCTGCGGAGGAGAACAGCGTGTCGAGACCGGTGGGTCCATCTGACTGCCCTCCTCCGGGGGCACCGGTGGACTCACGTTGCTCGGGGACGGTGACCGCTCGGCGTGATCGCGCAGCCATGTAG
- a CDS encoding PhnD/SsuA/transferrin family substrate-binding protein: protein MPGDVLVMGAVAYDAKVVTIWEGFRRWFRAAGLPFDFVLYSHYERQVEDLVAGHLDAAWNSPLAWIRADRLAAARGRTVRSTVMRDTDQDLTSVIVVRTDSGITSVTDLKGRSVGTGAIDSPQATLLPLSLLRASDLDPDNDLSVHHFDVGVGLHGDHIGGERDAARALMAGEVDAACMIDGNHLLFLQEGVLPSETTRVLAQTPVFDHCTMTTVDTGPSELTHRFIELLLSMSYADPEVRPLMDLEGLHEWRRGRVSGYGPLVDAVDESGFYGRDGSIGDAGYAP from the coding sequence ATGCCTGGGGACGTGCTCGTGATGGGTGCCGTCGCGTACGACGCCAAGGTCGTGACGATCTGGGAGGGGTTTCGCAGGTGGTTCCGCGCCGCGGGCCTGCCGTTCGACTTCGTCCTCTACTCCCACTACGAGCGCCAGGTCGAGGACCTCGTCGCCGGTCACCTGGACGCCGCATGGAACTCACCCCTTGCGTGGATACGGGCCGACCGTCTGGCCGCTGCCAGGGGACGCACGGTCCGCTCGACGGTCATGCGCGACACGGATCAGGACCTCACCTCGGTGATCGTGGTCCGCACCGACTCCGGCATCACCTCGGTCACGGACCTGAAGGGACGGTCGGTGGGTACGGGTGCCATCGACTCACCGCAGGCCACGCTGCTGCCGCTGTCACTCCTGCGGGCCAGCGACCTGGATCCGGACAACGACCTGTCCGTCCACCACTTCGACGTCGGGGTCGGTCTTCACGGCGACCACATCGGCGGCGAACGAGACGCTGCCCGGGCGTTGATGGCCGGGGAAGTGGATGCCGCCTGCATGATCGACGGCAACCACCTGCTCTTCCTCCAGGAGGGCGTCCTGCCGAGCGAGACGACGCGGGTGCTGGCGCAGACACCGGTCTTCGACCACTGCACGATGACGACGGTCGACACCGGCCCTTCCGAACTGACCCACCGCTTCATCGAGCTGCTGCTCTCGATGTCGTACGCCGATCCCGAGGTGCGTCCGCTGATGGATCTGGAGGGGTTGCACGAGTGGCGCCGAGGTCGAGTCAGTGGTTACGGCCCATTGGTCGACGCCGTCGACGAGAGCGGCTTCTATGGCCGGGACGGCTCGATCGGAGATGCGGGGTACGCGCCGTGA
- a CDS encoding acyl-CoA dehydrogenase family protein produces the protein MTATPIVEGPTSDLSSRLAAALADTVGPEAVAIDATGTFPRASLDALARAGALGLLSSREVGGHGGSLADMAAVVERVAAADGSAAMVLLMHYAASAVLEAHGPEEVRRAIARGEHVSTLAFSEPGSRSHFWAPMSSATPHADHVQLDATKSWVTSAGEADSYVWSSRPVRAKGPMTLWFVPADAPGLTISGPFDGVGLRGNSSRPIQARGVRVATDAQLGHDGEGLTIALATALPTFLVGNAAFSLGLMRALLADASTHLTHTRLEHLGASLAEQPVARAEFARLRMVVDGVEAFLADTLAALASGRGDGTLRVLEVKAVAAEAASDVADGVMKLCGGAAFRKELGVERRFRDTLAARVMAPTTAALQDFVGRISLGLPLFDGADA, from the coding sequence ATGACCGCCACCCCCATCGTTGAGGGTCCCACGTCGGACCTGTCCAGCCGACTGGCCGCTGCCCTCGCCGACACGGTGGGCCCCGAGGCGGTCGCCATCGACGCCACCGGCACCTTCCCCCGAGCCAGCCTCGATGCGCTGGCGCGGGCGGGAGCTCTCGGTCTCCTGAGTTCCCGCGAGGTCGGTGGGCACGGTGGATCGCTGGCGGACATGGCTGCGGTGGTCGAGCGGGTCGCAGCGGCCGACGGGTCAGCGGCGATGGTTCTGCTCATGCACTACGCGGCGAGCGCCGTGCTGGAGGCGCACGGGCCCGAGGAGGTCCGGCGGGCGATCGCCCGAGGTGAACACGTCAGCACGCTGGCCTTCTCGGAACCGGGGTCACGTAGCCACTTCTGGGCGCCGATGAGCAGCGCGACACCGCACGCCGACCACGTCCAGCTCGACGCGACCAAGAGCTGGGTGACTTCGGCGGGTGAGGCCGACAGCTACGTGTGGTCCAGCCGCCCGGTTCGCGCCAAGGGACCGATGACCCTCTGGTTCGTGCCGGCGGACGCTCCCGGACTGACCATCAGTGGACCGTTCGACGGCGTGGGGCTCCGCGGGAACTCCTCCCGGCCGATCCAGGCCCGAGGCGTTCGAGTGGCCACCGACGCGCAGTTGGGACATGACGGTGAGGGGTTGACCATTGCGCTGGCCACGGCACTGCCCACGTTCCTCGTGGGCAACGCCGCCTTCTCCCTGGGGCTGATGCGGGCGCTCCTCGCTGACGCGTCGACGCATCTCACGCACACCCGGTTGGAGCATCTCGGCGCCTCGCTCGCGGAACAACCGGTGGCGCGTGCCGAGTTCGCCCGGCTTCGGATGGTCGTCGACGGCGTCGAGGCCTTCCTCGCCGACACCCTGGCGGCACTGGCCTCCGGACGGGGCGACGGCACGCTCCGTGTGCTGGAGGTCAAGGCGGTCGCCGCGGAGGCGGCCTCCGACGTCGCGGACGGGGTGATGAAGCTCTGCGGCGGTGCAGCCTTCCGCAAGGAACTGGGAGTCGAGCGCCGCTTCCGTGACACGCTCGCGGCACGCGTCATGGCACCCACGACCGCGGCCCTCCAGGACTTCGTCGGCCGGATCAGCCTCGGCTTGCCGCTGTTCGACGGGGCGGACGCCTGA
- a CDS encoding ferritin-like domain-containing protein, translating to MTAPAALLDLARLGFDNGAHMLVQRGLQSLPVRGRLRVRGTDPSLGVHLRAWCRAQGHGFSVDPDGGYDVVRGEAEERRWAGAERAGGPTPAGIVRHPPANWGLAARGALVEAGGPTPGFDIADRDVVWADLAPRLYAHAAAAQWDPATAVDWAIQDPLAPEIETAVVQVMTYLVENEKAALVIPSRLLARVHPHFHEVLQLLAVQAADEARHMEIFTRRALLTGSDMGTSSAGGRASLHSLLDEPDFSLASFLLSVLGEGSFLSLLGFLDQHAPDPVTRQVTRLARVDEARHVAFGVAHLEHQGRLDPTLRGRLRAAVERRHDALADTAGLNADVFDSLVLLAAGSWTPEAIARGYRAVQDLHGAMDDGRRQRLHRLGFPDDEASELSALHTGNFM from the coding sequence GTGACCGCTCCCGCCGCGCTGCTGGACCTGGCGCGGCTCGGTTTCGACAACGGTGCGCACATGCTGGTGCAACGAGGGCTCCAGTCTCTCCCGGTCCGCGGTCGGCTGCGGGTCCGCGGGACCGACCCCTCGCTCGGCGTCCACCTGCGCGCCTGGTGCCGGGCCCAGGGCCACGGATTCTCCGTCGACCCCGACGGCGGGTACGACGTGGTCCGCGGGGAAGCCGAGGAGCGGCGGTGGGCTGGGGCGGAGCGGGCCGGCGGGCCGACTCCCGCAGGGATCGTCCGCCACCCACCGGCGAACTGGGGGCTCGCGGCTCGTGGCGCTCTCGTGGAGGCCGGTGGTCCGACCCCGGGCTTCGACATCGCCGATCGGGACGTCGTCTGGGCCGATCTCGCACCTCGCCTCTACGCCCACGCGGCGGCCGCCCAGTGGGATCCGGCGACGGCGGTCGACTGGGCGATCCAGGATCCACTGGCGCCCGAGATCGAGACCGCCGTCGTCCAGGTGATGACCTACCTCGTCGAGAACGAGAAGGCCGCCTTGGTCATCCCGTCCCGCTTGCTGGCCCGAGTCCATCCGCACTTCCACGAGGTGCTCCAACTGCTCGCGGTGCAGGCCGCCGACGAAGCCCGCCACATGGAGATCTTCACCCGTCGCGCCCTGTTGACCGGCAGTGACATGGGGACGAGCTCGGCCGGTGGGCGGGCCTCGCTCCACTCGCTGCTCGACGAGCCGGACTTCTCCCTCGCCTCGTTCCTGCTGTCCGTGCTCGGTGAGGGCAGTTTCCTGTCGTTGCTCGGTTTCCTCGACCAACACGCGCCGGACCCGGTGACCCGACAGGTCACCCGTCTCGCTCGCGTCGACGAGGCCAGGCACGTGGCGTTCGGGGTCGCACACCTCGAGCACCAGGGCAGGCTCGACCCCACACTGAGAGGACGACTGCGGGCCGCGGTCGAGCGGCGGCACGACGCGCTGGCCGACACCGCAGGACTCAATGCGGACGTCTTCGACTCCCTCGTGCTCCTCGCGGCCGGTTCCTGGACGCCCGAGGCGATCGCTCGCGGCTATCGCGCGGTCCAGGACCTGCACGGCGCCATGGACGACGGCAGGCGTCAGCGGCTGCACAGGCTCGGTTTCCCGGACGACGAAGCCTCGGAGCTCTCTGCGCTCCACACGGGCAACTTCATGTAG